A genomic region of Mycobacterium senriense contains the following coding sequences:
- a CDS encoding UPF0182 family protein, which produces MGMRPTARMPKLTRRSRILILIALGVIVLLLAGPRLIDAYVDWLWFGELGYRSVFSTVLVTRFVVFLIAGLLVGGIAFAGLAVAYRTRPVFVPSNDNDPVARYRALVLARLRLVSAGIPVAIGLLAGIIAQSYWVRIQLFLHGGDFGIKDPQFGKDLGFYAFELPFYRLLLSYLFVALFLAFVANLLAHYIFGGIRLSGRTGAVSRSARIQLVTLVGVLVVLKAIAYWLDRYELLSHTRGGKPFTGAGYTDINAVLPAKLILMAIALICAAAVFSAVVLKDLRIPAIGLVLLLLSSLIVGAGWPLIVEQISVKPNAAQKESEYISRSIAATRQAYGLTSDQVTYRNYNGDAQATAQQVADDRATTSNIRLLDPTIVSPAFTQFQQGKNFYYFPDQLSIDRYQDRNGALRDYVVAARELNPDRLIDNQRDWINRHTVYTHGNGFIASPANTVRGIANDPNQNGGYPEFLVNVVGANGGVVSDGPAPLDQPRVYFGPVISNTSADYAIVGRNGTDREYDYETSNETKNYTYTGLGGVPLGDWLSRSVFAAKFAERNFLFSNVIGSNSKILFNRDPARRVEAVAPWLTTDSSVYPAIVNKRLVWIIDGYTTLDNYPYSELTSLESATADSNEVAFNKLAPDKRVSYIRNSVKATVDAYDGTVTLYQQDEQDPVLKAWMQVFPGTVKPKSDISPELAEHLRYPEDLFKVQRMLLAKYHVNDPVTFFSTSDFWDVPLDPNPTASSYQPPYYIVAKNIAKNDNTASYQLTSAMNRFKRDYLAAYISASSDPATYGRITVLTIPGQVNGPKLANNAITTDPAVSQDLGVIGRDNQNRIRWGNLLTLPVGQGGLLYVEPVYASPGASDAASSYPRLIRVAMMYNDKIGYGPTVRDALTGLFGPGAGAAATNIQPTESGTPVASPPASAPAPAVTPGSAPQVAAPPAPDGAVTLSPAKSAALQEIQAALGAAKDAQKKGDFAGYGAALQRLDDAITKYNNTK; this is translated from the coding sequence GTGGGGATGCGGCCCACCGCACGGATGCCGAAGCTGACTCGGCGTAGCCGGATTCTGATCCTGATCGCACTGGGTGTGATCGTTCTGCTGCTCGCGGGTCCGCGGCTGATCGACGCCTACGTCGACTGGTTGTGGTTCGGCGAGCTCGGGTATCGCTCGGTCTTTTCCACCGTGCTGGTGACGCGGTTCGTCGTCTTCCTGATCGCCGGGCTGCTGGTGGGCGGCATCGCGTTCGCCGGCCTCGCGGTGGCCTACCGCACCCGCCCGGTGTTCGTGCCGAGCAACGACAACGATCCGGTGGCGCGCTACCGCGCCCTGGTGCTGGCCCGGTTGCGACTGGTGAGCGCCGGGATCCCGGTGGCCATCGGCCTGCTGGCCGGCATCATCGCCCAAAGCTACTGGGTGCGCATCCAACTGTTCCTGCACGGCGGCGACTTCGGCATCAAGGACCCGCAGTTCGGCAAGGACCTCGGCTTCTATGCGTTCGAGCTGCCGTTCTACCGGCTGCTGCTCAGCTACCTGTTTGTCGCGTTGTTCCTCGCGTTCGTGGCCAACCTGTTGGCCCACTACATCTTTGGCGGCATCCGGCTGTCCGGTCGCACGGGTGCGGTGAGCCGTTCGGCGCGCATCCAGCTGGTCACCCTGGTCGGGGTGCTGGTTGTGCTCAAGGCGATTGCGTACTGGCTGGACCGCTATGAGTTGTTGTCGCACACCCGCGGCGGCAAGCCCTTCACCGGGGCCGGCTACACCGACATCAACGCGGTGCTGCCGGCGAAGCTGATCCTGATGGCGATCGCGCTGATCTGCGCGGCCGCGGTGTTCTCCGCGGTCGTGCTCAAGGACTTGAGGATTCCGGCGATCGGGCTGGTCCTGTTGCTGCTGTCGTCGCTGATCGTGGGCGCCGGGTGGCCGTTGATCGTCGAGCAGATCAGCGTCAAACCCAATGCCGCGCAAAAGGAAAGCGAATACATCAGCCGCAGCATCGCCGCGACCCGGCAGGCCTACGGCCTGACCTCGGACCAAGTCACCTACCGCAACTACAACGGCGACGCGCAGGCAACCGCCCAACAGGTCGCCGACGACCGCGCGACCACGTCGAACATCCGGCTGCTCGACCCGACGATCGTCAGCCCGGCGTTCACCCAGTTCCAGCAGGGCAAGAACTTCTACTACTTCCCCGATCAGCTGTCCATCGACCGGTACCAGGACCGCAACGGGGCGTTGCGCGACTACGTCGTGGCGGCGCGTGAGCTCAACCCCGACCGGCTGATCGACAATCAGCGCGACTGGATCAACCGGCACACCGTCTACACCCACGGCAACGGCTTCATCGCGTCGCCGGCCAACACGGTGCGTGGAATCGCCAACGACCCCAACCAGAACGGCGGCTACCCCGAGTTCCTGGTCAACGTCGTCGGCGCCAACGGCGGCGTGGTGTCCGACGGTCCGGCGCCACTCGACCAGCCGCGCGTCTACTTCGGGCCGGTCATCTCCAACACGTCGGCCGACTACGCGATCGTCGGGCGCAACGGCACCGATCGCGAATACGACTACGAGACCAGCAACGAGACCAAGAACTACACCTACACCGGCCTGGGTGGGGTCCCGCTCGGCGACTGGTTGTCGCGCAGCGTGTTCGCCGCGAAATTCGCCGAGCGAAACTTCTTGTTCTCCAACGTGATCGGCTCAAACAGCAAGATCCTGTTCAACCGTGATCCGGCCCGACGGGTGGAGGCGGTGGCGCCGTGGCTGACCACCGACAGCTCGGTGTACCCCGCTATCGTCAACAAGCGACTGGTGTGGATCATCGACGGCTACACCACGCTGGATAACTATCCCTATTCCGAACTCACGTCGCTGGAATCGGCCACCGCGGACTCCAACGAGGTGGCGTTCAACAAGCTGGCGCCCGACAAGCGGGTCTCCTACATCCGCAACTCGGTGAAGGCGACCGTGGACGCCTACGACGGCACCGTCACGCTGTACCAGCAGGACGAGCAGGACCCGGTGCTCAAGGCCTGGATGCAGGTTTTCCCGGGAACCGTGAAGCCCAAGAGCGACATCAGCCCGGAGCTGGCCGAGCACCTGCGCTATCCCGAGGATCTGTTCAAGGTGCAGCGGATGCTGCTGGCGAAATACCACGTCAACGATCCGGTGACGTTCTTCTCCACCTCGGATTTCTGGGACGTGCCGCTGGATCCCAACCCGACGGCCAGCAGCTACCAGCCGCCGTACTACATCGTCGCGAAAAACATTGCGAAGAACGACAATACGGCCTCGTACCAGCTGACCAGCGCGATGAACCGGTTCAAGCGTGACTATCTGGCCGCCTACATCAGCGCCAGCTCCGACCCGGCGACGTACGGCCGGATCACCGTGCTGACCATCCCGGGTCAGGTCAACGGACCGAAGCTGGCCAACAACGCGATTACCACCGATCCGGCGGTGTCGCAGGACCTCGGCGTGATCGGGCGCGACAACCAGAACCGGATCCGGTGGGGCAACCTGCTCACCCTGCCGGTGGGGCAGGGCGGGCTGCTCTACGTCGAACCCGTGTATGCCTCCCCGGGGGCCAGCGATGCGGCGTCGTCCTACCCGCGGCTGATTCGGGTGGCGATGATGTACAACGACAAGATCGGGTACGGCCCCACCGTGCGTGACGCGCTGACCGGGCTGTTTGGGCCTGGCGCGGGTGCGGCCGCGACGAACATCCAGCCCACCGAGTCCGGGACACCCGTGGCGAGTCCGCCGGCCAGCGCGCCGGCGCCCGCCGTGACGCCCGGGTCGGCGCCGCAGGTGGCCGCACCGCCGGCGCCCGACGGGGCCGTGACGCTGTCACCCGCCAAATCGGCTGCCCTGCAAGAGATTCAGGCGGCACTTGGCGCGGCGAAAGACGCGCAGAAGAAGGGCGACTTCGCCGGCTACGGTGCCGCGTTGCAGCGCCTGGATGACGCGATCACCAAGTACAACAACACGAAGTAG
- a CDS encoding macrolide-binding ATPase MABP-1 produces the protein MDDRYVADIKRGRAARNAKLASIPVGFAGRAALGFGKRLTGKSRDEVQAELLEKAAHQLFTVLGELKGGAMKVGQALSVLEAAIPEEFGEPYREALTKLQKDAPPLPAAKVHRVLDAQLGTKWRERFSSFDDTPVASASIGQVHKGVWSDGREVAVKIQYPGADEALRADLKTMQRLVGVFKQLAPGADVEGVVDELIERTEMELDYRLEAENQRAFAKAYENDPHFAVPRIVASAPKVVIQEWMQGTPMAEIIRHGTTEQRDLMGTRLLELTFDAPRRLGMLHGDAHPGNFMLLPDGRMGVIDFGAVAALPGGLPIELGMSIRLARDKNYDLLLPTMEKAGFIQKGQQVSVRDIDDMLRQYVEPVEVEVFHYTRKWLQKMSAIEIDRSVSQIRTARQMDLPPKLVIPMRVILSVSAILCQLDAHVPIKALSEELVPGFAEPDEAIVSS, from the coding sequence ATGGATGATAGGTACGTGGCTGACATCAAACGGGGCCGTGCTGCGCGCAATGCGAAGCTGGCCAGCATCCCGGTCGGATTCGCCGGCCGGGCGGCGCTCGGATTCGGTAAACGGCTAACCGGAAAGTCCAGGGACGAGGTCCAGGCCGAGCTTCTAGAAAAGGCCGCCCACCAATTGTTCACCGTCTTGGGCGAGCTCAAGGGCGGCGCAATGAAGGTGGGCCAGGCCCTTTCGGTGCTCGAGGCCGCGATTCCCGAGGAGTTCGGCGAGCCGTACCGCGAAGCGCTGACCAAGCTGCAAAAGGACGCCCCACCGCTGCCCGCCGCCAAGGTACATCGGGTGCTCGACGCCCAACTGGGCACCAAGTGGCGCGAACGGTTCAGTTCGTTCGACGACACCCCGGTGGCCTCGGCCAGCATCGGCCAGGTGCACAAGGGAGTGTGGTCCGACGGCCGCGAGGTGGCGGTCAAGATCCAGTACCCGGGTGCCGACGAGGCGCTGCGGGCCGACCTCAAGACCATGCAGCGCCTGGTCGGCGTGTTCAAGCAGCTCGCGCCCGGCGCCGACGTGGAGGGCGTGGTCGACGAGCTGATCGAGCGCACCGAGATGGAGCTGGACTATCGGCTGGAGGCCGAGAACCAGCGCGCCTTCGCCAAGGCCTACGAGAACGACCCGCACTTCGCGGTGCCGCGCATCGTGGCCAGCGCGCCGAAAGTCGTGATCCAGGAGTGGATGCAGGGCACCCCGATGGCCGAGATCATCCGGCACGGCACCACCGAACAGCGCGACCTGATGGGAACCAGGCTGCTCGAGCTCACCTTCGATGCGCCCCGCCGGCTGGGCATGCTGCACGGTGACGCCCACCCGGGCAACTTCATGCTGCTGCCCGACGGCCGCATGGGTGTGATCGACTTCGGCGCCGTCGCCGCGCTACCCGGCGGCTTGCCGATCGAGCTCGGGATGAGTATCCGGCTGGCCCGCGACAAGAACTACGACCTGCTGTTGCCGACGATGGAGAAGGCCGGCTTCATCCAGAAGGGCCAGCAGGTGTCGGTGCGCGACATCGACGACATGCTGCGCCAGTACGTCGAACCGGTCGAGGTCGAGGTCTTCCACTACACCCGCAAATGGCTGCAGAAGATGTCCGCCATCGAGATCGATCGGTCGGTGTCGCAGATCCGCACGGCCCGGCAGATGGACCTGCCACCCAAACTGGTCATCCCGATGCGGGTGATCCTGTCGGTGTCCGCGATCCTGTGC
- a CDS encoding GlxA family transcriptional regulator has product MACVATAGARSRVVVIVVFDGVTLLDVAGAGEVFAEANRFGADYQVKIASVDGRDVTSSIGARLGVTDSISAIDSADTVMVAGSDDLPGRPIDPALVEAVRSMSSRTRRLASICTGSFVLAQAGVLNGRRATTHWHDTRLLARAFPAITVEPDAIFVRDGDIFTSAGISSGIDLALALVEMDYGTELVRDVARWLVVYLKRAGGQSQFSVLLEADPTPQSPLRPVTDAIAADPGADYSVKKLAALASLSTRQLTRLFQSELGMSPARYVELVRIDFARNALESGRSVSETAGMAGFGSIETLRRVFVNHLGISPKAYRDRFRTAYA; this is encoded by the coding sequence ATGGCTTGCGTGGCTACAGCCGGAGCGCGTTCGCGGGTGGTGGTGATCGTCGTTTTCGACGGGGTGACGTTGCTGGACGTCGCGGGGGCGGGTGAGGTGTTCGCCGAGGCCAACCGCTTCGGCGCCGACTACCAGGTCAAGATCGCGTCGGTGGACGGGCGCGACGTAACCAGCTCGATCGGGGCCCGATTGGGCGTCACCGACAGCATTTCGGCGATCGACTCCGCCGATACCGTCATGGTCGCCGGCAGCGACGACCTGCCGGGGCGACCCATCGACCCCGCCCTGGTCGAGGCCGTCCGATCAATGTCTTCACGGACCCGGCGCCTGGCGTCCATCTGCACGGGGTCGTTCGTCCTCGCGCAGGCCGGCGTGCTCAACGGCCGGCGCGCCACCACGCACTGGCACGACACCCGGTTATTGGCGCGGGCGTTCCCAGCTATCACCGTCGAACCGGACGCGATCTTCGTCCGCGACGGCGACATCTTCACCTCGGCCGGCATTTCGTCGGGCATCGACCTGGCGCTGGCGTTGGTCGAAATGGATTACGGCACAGAACTGGTCCGCGACGTGGCCCGCTGGCTGGTCGTCTATCTCAAACGCGCGGGAGGCCAATCACAATTCTCGGTGTTGCTCGAGGCCGATCCCACGCCACAGTCGCCGCTGCGCCCGGTCACCGATGCGATCGCGGCCGACCCCGGCGCCGACTACAGCGTGAAAAAGCTTGCGGCCCTGGCATCTTTGAGCACCCGCCAGCTGACCCGGCTGTTTCAGTCCGAGCTCGGGATGAGCCCGGCACGTTACGTCGAATTGGTTCGGATCGATTTCGCCCGTAACGCGCTGGAATCCGGCCGGTCGGTCTCCGAGACGGCGGGCATGGCCGGCTTCGGAAGCATCGAAACGCTGCGACGGGTGTTCGTCAATCACCTGGGCATCAGCCCGAAAGCCTATCGGGACAGGTTCCGAACCGCCTACGCCTGA
- a CDS encoding cyclodehydratase → MTQRCQALLASYALDPALPVLLRPDGAVQVGWDPRRAVLVRPPGGLAAAELATLLRTMWSPTPLSELQRRALDFGLTDADGLRNLVVQLVDAGVATECGRPRARAASVRIHGRGPLSELLVETLRCSGARIAHSSQPHAAVSADDVDLVVLSDFLVADPRMVRDLHHRGVAHLLVRVRDGIGLVGPLVIPGVTSCLGCADLYRRDRDAAWPAICAQLRETVGVADRATVLATAALALSQVNRVIAAVHGQEAAAGSAPPPTLNATLEFDLHAGALVTRPWAKHPLCSC, encoded by the coding sequence GTGACTCAGCGGTGCCAGGCCCTCCTCGCCAGCTATGCGCTGGATCCGGCGCTGCCGGTGCTGCTGCGTCCCGACGGCGCGGTCCAGGTGGGCTGGGATCCGCGCCGCGCGGTGCTCGTCCGCCCGCCCGGCGGCCTGGCCGCGGCCGAGCTGGCCACGCTCTTGAGGACCATGTGGTCGCCGACCCCGCTCTCCGAGTTGCAGCGTCGCGCGCTCGATTTCGGCCTGACCGACGCCGACGGCCTGCGAAACCTGGTCGTCCAATTGGTCGATGCCGGGGTGGCGACCGAATGCGGTCGGCCGCGCGCCCGGGCGGCCTCCGTGCGCATCCACGGCCGCGGGCCGCTGTCCGAGCTGCTGGTGGAGACGTTGCGCTGCTCGGGTGCCCGGATCGCGCACAGCAGCCAACCGCACGCCGCGGTGTCGGCCGACGACGTCGACCTGGTGGTGTTGTCGGACTTCCTGGTCGCCGACCCGCGCATGGTGCGCGATTTGCACCACCGGGGCGTCGCGCATCTGTTGGTGCGGGTGCGCGACGGCATCGGGCTGGTGGGCCCGCTGGTGATCCCCGGCGTGACCAGCTGCCTGGGCTGCGCGGACCTGTACCGCCGGGACCGCGACGCGGCGTGGCCGGCCATCTGCGCGCAGCTGCGCGAGACCGTCGGCGTCGCCGATCGGGCTACCGTGCTGGCGACGGCGGCGTTGGCGCTCAGCCAGGTAAACCGCGTGATCGCGGCCGTGCACGGGCAGGAGGCGGCGGCCGGATCGGCCCCGCCCCCGACGCTGAACGCGACCCTGGAATTCGACCTGCACGCCGGCGCGCTCGTCACGCGGCCGTGGGCCAAACACCCGCTGTGCTCGTGCTGA
- a CDS encoding zinc-dependent metalloprotease, translated as MSTVEGMADLPFGFSSEDDPDKQGKKDPDSGSNPSDPFAAFGMSGEFGMGDLGQIFTQLGQMFSSAGTVGPGGTASGPVNYELARRVATNSIGFVAPVSDTTNSAIADAVHLAETWLDGATALPAGTTKAVGWTPGDWVDHTLETWKRLCDPMAQQISTVWAASLPEEAKSMAGPLLQMMSQMGGMAFGSQLGQALGRLSREVLTSTDIGLPLGPKEIAAVMPEAVESFASGLERPRSEVLTFLAAREAAHHRLFSHVPWLASQLLGAVEAYARGMQIDMSGIEELARDFNPASLSDPAAIENLLGQGVFEPKATPAQMQALERLETLLALIEGWVQVVVAGALGDRIPGAAALGETMRRRRASSGPAEQTFATLVGLELRPRKMREAAAFWERLTEAAGVDARDGIWQHPDLLPDAEDLDEPAGFIDRVIGGDTSGIDEAIAKLEREGQDPQDPGPGSVDN; from the coding sequence GTGAGTACCGTTGAGGGTATGGCTGACCTGCCTTTCGGCTTCTCCTCTGAAGACGACCCCGACAAGCAAGGTAAAAAAGATCCCGATTCGGGCTCGAACCCGTCCGACCCGTTCGCCGCATTCGGCATGAGCGGTGAATTCGGCATGGGCGATTTGGGGCAGATCTTCACGCAACTGGGTCAGATGTTCAGCAGCGCGGGCACTGTCGGGCCCGGCGGAACCGCCTCGGGACCGGTCAATTACGAATTGGCACGGCGGGTTGCGACGAATTCGATCGGCTTTGTGGCACCGGTCTCGGACACCACCAACTCGGCGATCGCCGACGCGGTGCACCTGGCGGAAACCTGGCTGGACGGCGCCACTGCCCTGCCCGCGGGCACCACCAAGGCGGTGGGCTGGACTCCCGGCGACTGGGTCGACCACACGCTGGAGACATGGAAGCGGCTGTGTGACCCGATGGCACAACAGATTTCGACGGTGTGGGCGGCGTCGCTGCCCGAAGAGGCCAAGAGCATGGCGGGTCCGCTGCTGCAGATGATGTCGCAGATGGGCGGTATGGCGTTCGGCTCGCAGCTCGGGCAGGCGCTGGGCCGACTGTCCCGTGAGGTGCTGACGTCGACGGACATCGGTTTACCATTGGGGCCCAAGGAAATTGCGGCGGTAATGCCTGAGGCCGTCGAATCTTTCGCCTCCGGACTGGAGCGGCCGCGCAGCGAAGTCCTGACATTCCTGGCCGCGCGCGAGGCCGCCCACCACCGGCTGTTCAGCCACGTGCCGTGGCTGGCGAGTCAGCTGCTGGGCGCCGTCGAGGCGTACGCGAGGGGCATGCAGATCGACATGTCCGGGATCGAGGAGCTGGCGCGCGACTTCAATCCGGCGTCGCTGTCGGACCCGGCGGCGATCGAAAACCTGCTCGGGCAGGGCGTTTTCGAGCCCAAGGCGACGCCCGCGCAGATGCAGGCGCTGGAACGCCTGGAGACGCTGCTCGCCCTGATCGAGGGCTGGGTGCAGGTGGTGGTCGCCGGCGCGCTGGGCGACCGGATTCCCGGCGCGGCCGCGCTGGGCGAGACGATGCGCCGCCGCCGGGCCAGCAGCGGCCCCGCCGAGCAGACCTTCGCGACGCTGGTCGGGCTGGAGCTGCGACCCCGCAAGATGCGTGAGGCCGCCGCGTTCTGGGAGCGCCTGACGGAGGCCGCCGGAGTGGACGCCCGCGACGGCATCTGGCAACACCCCGACCTGCTGCCCGACGCCGAGGACCTCGACGAACCGGCGGGTTTCATCGACCGCGTCATCGGCGGCGACACCAGCGGAATCGACGAGGCCATCGCCAAACTCGAGCGTGAGGGTCAGGATCCCCAGGACCCGGGCCCCGGTTCTGTGGATAACTGA
- a CDS encoding YlbL family protein: MNRRILTLMVALVPIVAFGVLLAVVTVPFVSLGPGPTFDTLGEVDGKQVVAIEGTQTHPTTGHLNMTTVSQRDDLTLGEALTLWLSDQEQLVPRDLIYPPGKSREDVDKANNADFKQSEDSAAYAALGYLKYPAAVTVAKVPEPGPSVGKLKVGDAIDAVNGVPVATVDEFTGLLKNTKPGQVVTIDYRRKNEPAGVAQVTLGTNKDRDYGFLGVAVLDAPWAPFTVDFNLANVGGPSAGLMFSLAVVDKLTTGDLAKSNFIAGTGTISSDGKVGQIGGITHKMVAAHAAGATVFLVPAKNCYEASSDNPSGLRLVKVETLGQAVDALHAIGSGGQPPSC; the protein is encoded by the coding sequence GTGAACAGGCGCATCCTGACCCTGATGGTCGCGCTGGTGCCGATCGTCGCGTTCGGCGTGTTGCTGGCGGTGGTGACGGTGCCGTTCGTGTCGCTGGGGCCCGGCCCGACCTTCGACACGCTCGGCGAGGTCGACGGCAAGCAGGTGGTGGCGATCGAAGGCACCCAGACGCACCCGACGACCGGCCACCTCAACATGACCACGGTGTCCCAGCGCGACGACCTGACGCTGGGCGAGGCGCTGACGCTGTGGCTTTCGGACCAGGAACAGCTGGTGCCGCGCGACCTCATCTATCCGCCCGGTAAGTCGCGGGAGGACGTCGACAAGGCCAACAACGCGGACTTCAAACAATCCGAGGACAGCGCGGCCTACGCCGCCCTGGGTTACCTCAAGTACCCGGCGGCGGTGACGGTCGCCAAGGTTCCCGAGCCGGGTCCGTCGGTGGGCAAGCTGAAGGTCGGCGACGCCATCGACGCGGTCAACGGCGTTCCGGTGGCCACCGTCGACGAGTTCACCGGATTGCTGAAGAACACCAAGCCCGGCCAGGTGGTGACGATCGACTATCGCCGCAAGAACGAGCCGGCCGGTGTGGCACAGGTCACGCTGGGCACCAACAAAGACCGCGACTACGGCTTCCTCGGCGTCGCGGTGCTCGACGCGCCGTGGGCGCCGTTCACCGTGGACTTCAACCTGGCCAACGTGGGCGGGCCGTCGGCCGGGTTGATGTTCAGCCTGGCGGTGGTCGACAAATTGACCACCGGCGACCTTGCCAAGTCGAACTTCATCGCGGGCACCGGAACCATTTCGTCCGACGGCAAGGTCGGCCAGATCGGCGGCATCACCCACAAGATGGTCGCCGCGCACGCGGCCGGCGCCACGGTCTTTCTGGTGCCGGCGAAGAACTGCTACGAGGCCAGCTCGGACAATCCGTCCGGCCTGCGGTTGGTCAAGGTCGAGACGCTCGGTCAGGCAGTGGATGCGCTGCACGCGATCGGGTCGGGCGGGCAGCCGCCAAGCTGCTAG